Proteins found in one Methanofollis fontis genomic segment:
- a CDS encoding GntP family permease, with protein sequence MQTLPAIAIVLALLAVATIRFRLNPFIALFSSAVLYGLMAGLPASSVVATAAQGAGTIFALLGPIVFAGSVIAVVVGREGNRERILQDIERFTRRPSAIGGIAGFLFAVPFMCCITAFIVVSPLLSCLQDRRTAMYAAAIGSVLSFTLIFPTPVTLAVAGSVAGFDAVSYSAVCIPLALALLAVIVWMGGAPRGSPGEETAVSGSGRSAWLTILIPLGCAALAVVHPVFGSESVAAFLLIGMGAALFLVPGDLRADMLGKGVRHAGIIIYDLCGAGAFGAVIIASGLPVEVAAIPQGMIPPFILPFCIAAIVQAAQGSRVVTAVITAEFISASGSVWSGSPASLVLLVAAGCLSVSAFSDPYFWLIRRTTNDPAEMVLKHYSLPLFLVSCVCAGAAFLIAGL encoded by the coding sequence GTGCAGACCCTTCCCGCCATTGCGATCGTGCTGGCGCTGCTCGCCGTGGCGACAATCAGGTTCCGTCTGAACCCGTTCATCGCCCTGTTCTCGTCCGCCGTGCTCTATGGTCTGATGGCAGGACTGCCGGCGTCTTCGGTGGTCGCCACGGCTGCACAGGGTGCAGGAACAATCTTTGCTCTTCTCGGTCCGATCGTGTTCGCCGGTTCGGTCATCGCCGTGGTTGTCGGGCGAGAGGGCAATCGGGAGCGGATCCTCCAGGACATCGAGCGGTTCACCCGCCGACCGTCGGCGATCGGAGGAATTGCGGGGTTCCTGTTTGCGGTCCCCTTCATGTGCTGCATCACGGCGTTCATCGTCGTATCGCCCCTCCTCTCATGCCTTCAGGATCGAAGAACGGCGATGTATGCAGCGGCTATCGGCAGTGTGCTCTCGTTCACGCTGATTTTCCCGACGCCGGTGACCCTCGCGGTCGCCGGATCTGTTGCCGGTTTTGATGCCGTGTCCTACAGTGCCGTCTGCATCCCCCTCGCCCTCGCCCTGCTGGCAGTGATCGTCTGGATGGGCGGTGCACCCCGTGGTTCCCCCGGAGAGGAAACGGCGGTTTCCGGTTCTGGACGGTCTGCATGGCTGACGATCCTGATCCCGCTCGGCTGTGCGGCACTGGCGGTGGTCCATCCGGTGTTTGGATCAGAGTCCGTGGCCGCATTTCTTCTCATCGGCATGGGTGCAGCCCTTTTCCTTGTCCCTGGAGATTTGAGGGCGGATATGCTCGGAAAGGGTGTCCGTCATGCCGGGATCATCATATATGACCTCTGCGGGGCCGGTGCCTTCGGGGCGGTGATCATCGCCAGCGGTCTCCCGGTGGAGGTCGCCGCCATTCCTCAGGGGATGATACCGCCATTCATCCTCCCGTTCTGTATTGCCGCCATTGTGCAGGCGGCACAGGGATCGAGGGTCGTGACAGCCGTCATCACTGCCGAGTTCATCTCTGCGTCCGGTTCTGTCTGGAGCGGATCCCCTGCGTCGCTCGTGCTGCTGGTCGCCGCCGGATGCCTCTCGGTCTCGGCGTTCAGTGATCCCTATTTCTGGCTGATCCGCCGCACGACCAACGATCCGGCAGAGATGGTGCTGAAACACTACTCGCTGCCCCTCTTCCTGGTTTCCTGTGTGTGCGCCGGTGCCGCCTTCCTGATTGCCGGACTTTGA
- a CDS encoding PAS domain S-box protein, whose amino-acid sequence MYSVLLVDDEPALCEIARVFLERDGDISVTTALSGEDALSIFHAGHFDVVVADFEMPGMNGIDLLKTLNAEGSDVPLIIFTGRGREEVVIDALNNGAAHYLRKGGSPNIQFAELRHIILQVVKKNQAEKQLERRENEYLDLFEHMLNGFALHELVFDDAGTPIDYRFLAVNPSFENHTGLRADEIIGRTVREVLPDIEGTWIEDYARVAMTGVPVRFERYSRSLGRWFDVSAFSPALNQFATIIDNITERRTAESGLRSRLSALTRPAADLDEVTFPDVIDGEGVMEVQRNLFDLIGIRSMILGPDRAPVFEALERSDFCNIVSGSGAKKPFPFMDFLEDIGDSLCIKQDLCFEGTIVAAAPFIIEGQTMGYWVLCPATTAAPDPDQVRAYARSIGVDGEALIAAANALPRVSLRTFSMAAGFLASLAARFSDLGMKVLLQGRLLNELEHVEAALRDKDEMSSIIFSNVPAGVYLRDTDGKYLSVNPAYAAIVDLDEASIIGKTVYDLFDREFASVFDEADRRVILTGRRDLSVEMKARTPSGRSLWFTASRTPIHGAGGKVIGVVGLVFDITAQKKAREAVIDSEIRYREIFNNMRSGMAILTIDDGEVIVQDLNLAAERIDGIDRDKVIGRHLDQVMPMAREFGLIQAIQRVHQTGIPEHIPFVRKDRGNIVFWREGYFFRLPSDTVGVVYDDLTTIRQAELDLKTSERTYRTVIEDLQDVFLRTDFSGRLLMISPSGASLFGFSSPESMEGMNIVDRLFPDPGIWDQMVAEIRAKGSITDWEFELMTIDRRPIKVSASCHPWTDDDGVAVGVEGMIRDIRWKKKVEEELRSSKELLEGVIDAIQDVIAVQKPDHTIVRYNRAGYDLLNISPDEVAGRRCYELLGRSRICDPCATVAALKSKKIAQVERYIPEIGRYFICRSNPVVGPDGEVRLIIEQLTDITGRKRMEEALQQANKKLNILNSITRHDILNWLTALLGYIEIEKTTITDPSHLEIVGKEELAAYNIRRLITFTKEYQDIGVKAPVWQDIGGVTRSAVAHVGSKDLEVTIDLEGYEIYADPMLIRVIENLIDNSLRHGGHVHRLRFSAKQDKGDLRIIYEDDGVGIPDNEKPLLFKRGYGKNTGFGLFLSREILSITGLSMTEEGRAGEGVRFVITVPRVACREISR is encoded by the coding sequence ATGTACTCAGTGCTCCTTGTCGATGATGAACCGGCCCTCTGCGAGATCGCCAGAGTTTTTCTGGAGCGGGACGGTGATATCAGTGTCACAACTGCACTTTCAGGAGAAGATGCCCTCTCTATATTCCACGCCGGTCACTTTGATGTTGTTGTTGCCGATTTTGAAATGCCCGGCATGAACGGCATCGATCTCCTGAAAACCCTCAATGCGGAGGGTTCGGATGTCCCGCTGATCATCTTCACCGGACGGGGCCGCGAGGAGGTGGTGATCGACGCCCTCAACAACGGCGCCGCCCACTATCTCAGAAAGGGGGGGAGTCCAAATATCCAGTTTGCAGAACTCAGGCATATCATTCTGCAGGTCGTGAAGAAAAATCAGGCTGAAAAGCAGCTTGAACGGCGGGAAAACGAGTATCTTGACCTTTTTGAGCATATGCTCAACGGTTTCGCTCTCCATGAACTGGTCTTCGACGACGCCGGGACACCGATCGATTACCGTTTCCTTGCAGTCAATCCTTCGTTTGAAAATCACACCGGCCTGAGGGCGGACGAGATCATCGGCAGAACAGTCCGGGAGGTGCTCCCTGATATCGAAGGGACATGGATCGAGGATTATGCGCGGGTCGCCATGACCGGTGTTCCGGTCCGTTTTGAACGATATTCCCGGAGCCTCGGCCGCTGGTTTGATGTCTCGGCTTTTTCCCCGGCATTGAATCAGTTCGCCACGATCATCGATAACATCACCGAACGGAGAACTGCCGAGAGCGGGCTTCGGTCCCGTCTTTCCGCTCTCACCAGACCTGCCGCTGATCTCGATGAAGTGACCTTTCCTGACGTGATCGACGGCGAGGGGGTCATGGAGGTCCAGCGGAACCTGTTTGACCTGATAGGGATCCGGTCGATGATCCTGGGCCCGGACAGGGCACCGGTTTTTGAAGCACTGGAAAGGAGCGATTTTTGCAATATCGTGTCCGGATCAGGTGCCAAAAAACCGTTTCCCTTCATGGACTTTCTTGAAGATATCGGTGATTCTCTCTGTATCAAGCAGGATCTCTGTTTTGAAGGCACGATTGTCGCCGCTGCCCCGTTTATTATTGAAGGACAGACGATGGGTTACTGGGTGCTCTGCCCCGCCACCACCGCCGCCCCTGACCCGGATCAGGTGAGGGCGTATGCCCGTTCGATCGGGGTGGACGGAGAGGCGCTCATTGCCGCCGCAAACGCCCTTCCGCGTGTATCCCTGAGGACGTTTTCCATGGCTGCCGGATTTCTCGCCTCTCTTGCAGCCCGGTTCTCGGATCTTGGCATGAAGGTGCTGCTCCAGGGGCGCCTCCTGAACGAGCTCGAGCATGTGGAGGCAGCGCTCAGGGATAAGGACGAAATGTCGTCCATTATCTTTTCCAATGTGCCTGCCGGGGTCTATCTTCGCGACACGGACGGAAAATACCTCTCGGTGAACCCGGCGTACGCCGCCATCGTCGACCTCGATGAGGCGTCCATCATCGGAAAAACCGTATATGATCTCTTTGATCGAGAATTTGCATCGGTGTTTGATGAGGCGGACCGGCGTGTCATTCTCACCGGACGCCGTGACCTCTCGGTGGAGATGAAGGCCCGGACACCCTCGGGCCGTTCGTTATGGTTTACCGCATCCAGGACACCGATCCATGGTGCCGGCGGGAAGGTGATCGGCGTCGTGGGCCTGGTATTCGATATCACGGCACAGAAAAAGGCCCGTGAGGCGGTCATCGACAGCGAGATCAGGTACCGGGAGATCTTCAATAACATGCGAAGCGGCATGGCCATCTTGACGATCGACGACGGCGAGGTGATCGTCCAGGACCTCAACCTCGCTGCCGAACGGATCGACGGCATCGATCGCGACAAGGTGATCGGCCGGCACCTCGACCAGGTCATGCCTATGGCTCGTGAATTCGGTCTGATTCAGGCGATCCAGCGGGTGCATCAGACCGGCATCCCCGAACATATCCCCTTTGTCAGAAAGGACAGGGGAAATATTGTGTTCTGGCGGGAGGGATACTTCTTCCGCCTCCCCTCAGACACCGTCGGGGTGGTCTATGACGATCTCACCACCATCAGGCAGGCGGAACTGGACCTGAAGACCAGCGAAAGGACCTACCGGACGGTGATCGAGGACCTGCAGGATGTGTTTCTCAGGACGGATTTCTCGGGTCGTCTCCTGATGATCAGTCCATCGGGTGCCTCCCTCTTCGGGTTCTCGTCCCCTGAATCGATGGAGGGGATGAACATCGTCGATCGACTCTTCCCTGATCCCGGCATCTGGGACCAGATGGTGGCGGAAATCCGCGCAAAGGGATCGATCACCGACTGGGAGTTTGAACTCATGACCATCGACAGACGACCGATCAAGGTCTCGGCGAGCTGTCATCCCTGGACGGACGACGATGGTGTGGCGGTCGGCGTTGAAGGGATGATCCGGGATATCCGCTGGAAGAAGAAGGTCGAAGAGGAGCTGCGGTCCTCAAAAGAACTCCTGGAAGGTGTGATCGATGCCATTCAGGACGTTATCGCCGTCCAGAAACCGGATCATACGATTGTCCGTTATAACCGGGCCGGCTACGACCTCCTTAATATCTCCCCCGATGAAGTGGCGGGAAGACGGTGCTATGAGTTGCTCGGGCGCTCCCGGATCTGTGACCCCTGTGCCACGGTTGCAGCGCTGAAAAGCAAAAAAATTGCACAGGTCGAGCGCTACATCCCGGAGATCGGGCGGTATTTCATCTGCCGGAGCAACCCGGTCGTCGGCCCGGACGGCGAGGTGCGGCTGATCATCGAGCAGCTCACCGACATCACCGGTCGAAAAAGGATGGAAGAAGCGCTCCAGCAGGCAAACAAAAAACTGAACATCCTCAACAGCATCACCAGACACGACATCCTCAACTGGCTCACCGCCCTCCTTGGCTACATCGAGATCGAGAAGACGACCATCACCGATCCGTCGCACCTGGAGATCGTCGGCAAGGAAGAGCTGGCCGCCTATAACATCCGGCGCCTGATCACCTTCACCAAGGAGTACCAGGACATCGGGGTGAAGGCCCCGGTCTGGCAGGACATCGGGGGGGTGACCCGGAGTGCGGTGGCCCATGTCGGATCAAAAGACCTTGAGGTTACAATTGACCTTGAGGGTTACGAGATCTATGCCGATCCGATGCTCATCCGGGTCATCGAGAACCTGATCGATAATTCCCTCAGGCATGGCGGGCATGTGCACCGTCTCAGGTTCTCGGCCAAACAGGACAAAGGAGACCTCAGGATCATCTATGAGGATGATGGCGTCGGCATCCCCGACAATGAAAAGCCGCTGCTTTTCAAGCGTGGCTATGGGAAAAACACCGGATTCGGGCTCTTCCTCTCCCGTGAGATCCTCTCGATCACTGGTCTTTCGATGACCGAGGAGGGCCGGGCCGGGGAGGGCGTGCGGTTCGTGATCACGGTCCCCCGGGTCGCCTGCCGCGAAATTTCCCGGTAG
- a CDS encoding transporter substrate-binding domain-containing protein: MYGEATGFDVESMRWIADREGFDVEFKQVSWDGIIPVLLSGNIDLVYSGMTITEERMEKVNFSHPCWTVNQTVIVVEDSP; the protein is encoded by the coding sequence GTGTACGGCGAGGCGACCGGTTTTGATGTCGAATCCATGCGGTGGATCGCCGACAGGGAAGGTTTCGACGTCGAGTTCAAGCAGGTTTCCTGGGACGGCATCATCCCGGTCCTGCTTTCCGGGAACATCGACCTCGTCTACTCGGGCATGACCATCACCGAGGAGCGCATGGAGAAGGTGAACTTCTCACACCCCTGCTGGACGGTCAACCAGACCGTGATCGTGGTCGAAGACTCGCCCTGA
- a CDS encoding type 2 periplasmic-binding domain-containing protein, which translates to MEENLIETGIIAGKTIKKIGSVFTNEQFGIAVRKDDAELRNKVNNGLDALMVDPCWQELNPEVQHGVIPPGISPFFL; encoded by the coding sequence ATGGAGGAGAACCTCATCGAAACCGGCATCATCGCGGGCAAGACGATCAAGAAGATCGGATCGGTGTTCACCAACGAGCAGTTCGGCATCGCCGTCAGGAAGGACGACGCCGAACTCCGGAACAAGGTCAACAACGGTCTCGATGCCCTGATGGTAGATCCCTGCTGGCAGGAGCTCAATCCAGAAGTACAACATGGAGTGATCCCTCCCGGGATCTCTCCCTTTTTTCTCTGA
- a CDS encoding glycerophosphodiester phosphodiesterase produces MFIVGHRGARARAPENTLRALERGIGCADVVEVDVRLSRDRVPVVIHDATLERTTDGRGAVGRFTANELARLDAGEGEKIPLLEEAVACAAGRAGLFVEIKERGSEEAVCRTLRDHPLDTIVVVSFHRESIERVRALLPGLRTGLISSRSDPDPVETAAAIGADAVLPGKDLLTADLVGRAHHRGLIVIPWVLNSADEVAKAGRLGADGFATDDPCAARGWLTPPEIPL; encoded by the coding sequence ATGTTCATTGTCGGACACCGGGGTGCACGCGCCCGTGCCCCCGAAAACACCCTGCGGGCACTGGAGAGGGGGATCGGGTGTGCGGATGTTGTCGAGGTGGACGTCCGTCTGAGCCGGGACAGGGTTCCGGTGGTGATCCATGACGCGACGCTGGAGCGGACGACGGACGGCAGGGGGGCGGTGGGGAGGTTTACGGCCAACGAACTCGCCCGTCTCGATGCCGGGGAGGGCGAGAAGATTCCCCTCCTCGAGGAGGCGGTCGCATGCGCCGCCGGACGCGCTGGTCTGTTCGTGGAGATCAAGGAGAGGGGCAGCGAGGAGGCGGTCTGCCGCACCCTCAGGGATCATCCGCTCGACACGATCGTTGTGGTCTCGTTCCACAGGGAGAGCATCGAGCGGGTGCGGGCACTGCTGCCCGGGCTCCGGACCGGTCTGATCTCCTCGCGGTCTGATCCTGACCCGGTGGAGACGGCCGCCGCCATCGGCGCCGACGCCGTTCTCCCCGGAAAGGACCTCCTGACTGCGGATCTCGTCGGCAGGGCGCATCACAGGGGCCTCATCGTCATCCCCTGGGTGCTCAATTCTGCCGATGAGGTGGCGAAGGCCGGGAGGTTGGGAGCGGACGGGTTCGCCACCGACGATCCCTGCGCCGCCCGGGGGTGGCTGACGCCCCCTGAGATACCTTTATAG
- a CDS encoding sulfurtransferase TusA family protein — MSGDITPSREVDCIGLYCPMPIAVTKEEIEQIEVGEVLRVEADDPAAEEDILRWARRAGHEIVKFEKEEGILTFYIRRLR, encoded by the coding sequence ATGAGCGGCGATATCACACCGTCACGTGAGGTCGACTGCATCGGGCTCTACTGCCCGATGCCGATCGCGGTGACGAAAGAGGAGATCGAGCAGATCGAGGTGGGCGAGGTGCTCAGGGTCGAGGCCGACGATCCTGCCGCCGAGGAGGACATCCTGCGGTGGGCCCGCCGTGCAGGCCATGAGATCGTGAAGTTCGAGAAGGAGGAGGGAATATTGACCTTTTATATCAGGAGATTGCGGTGA
- a CDS encoding DsrE family protein — MAGILYVQTSGTDTPERLYAPFILGMTAAAMDIEATIFFMIRGVTAVRAGEAEKIRIGTFPPLSEVMRQALDAGVRIYICEQSTQLLGIPRGDFIPEGTIAGGATLNDLALDADAVLTF; from the coding sequence ATGGCGGGCATACTCTATGTGCAGACGAGCGGGACCGACACGCCCGAACGCCTCTATGCGCCGTTTATCCTGGGTATGACAGCGGCGGCGATGGATATCGAGGCGACGATATTCTTCATGATCAGGGGGGTCACCGCCGTCAGGGCCGGGGAGGCCGAGAAGATCAGGATCGGGACCTTTCCCCCGCTCTCAGAGGTGATGCGGCAGGCGCTGGACGCCGGGGTGCGGATCTATATCTGCGAGCAGAGCACGCAGCTCCTGGGCATACCGAGGGGCGATTTCATCCCCGAAGGCACGATCGCCGGGGGGGCGACCCTGAACGACCTGGCGCTCGATGCCGATGCCGTGCTGACGTTCTGA
- a CDS encoding cysteine desulfurase family protein, which translates to MVYLDHAAASPVDPRVLAFCSRYLAGDYGNPSALYSLGLSARQALEEARERVAALIHAESPKSIVFTGSATESNNLAIRGTALRNRKEGTHLIVSAIEHISVMNPMKDLQKAGFDLTVAPVDGEGVIDAAFLEEAVSAETTLVSINVANDEIGTVEPVREISRIVHEQGRYLHMNATAAAGRVPIDVVRDGIDLLTLSSNDLGGPRGAAALYIAPGVRIASVMPGGGQERGLRSGTENLFAIAGMGEAARYAGAEMAEEMAREQAIRDALVREVLTIDESYLTGHPTDRLPNHASFRFSRIEGESILLNLDTLFGIQVATGSACSSRTLEPSHVLLAIGLAHEEAHGSVVMSLGRQNTQADVPVVADAMARTVERLRSISPL; encoded by the coding sequence ATGGTCTACCTGGATCATGCGGCGGCCTCGCCGGTCGATCCGCGGGTGCTTGCGTTCTGCAGCCGTTATCTTGCCGGGGACTACGGCAACCCCTCGGCCCTCTATTCGCTCGGCCTCTCCGCACGGCAGGCGCTCGAGGAGGCGCGGGAGAGGGTGGCCGCCCTGATCCATGCGGAGAGCCCGAAATCGATCGTCTTCACCGGCAGCGCCACCGAGTCCAATAACCTGGCCATCAGGGGGACGGCGCTCAGGAACAGAAAGGAGGGGACGCACCTGATCGTCAGCGCCATCGAACATATCTCGGTCATGAACCCGATGAAGGACCTCCAGAAGGCGGGATTCGACCTCACGGTCGCACCGGTGGACGGGGAGGGCGTCATCGACGCCGCCTTCCTGGAGGAGGCGGTCTCAGCCGAGACGACGCTGGTCTCGATCAATGTTGCCAACGACGAGATCGGGACCGTGGAACCGGTGCGGGAGATCAGCCGGATCGTCCATGAACAGGGGCGCTACCTGCACATGAACGCCACCGCCGCCGCCGGACGGGTTCCGATCGATGTTGTCAGGGACGGGATCGACCTGCTGACCCTCTCCTCCAACGACCTCGGCGGTCCCCGCGGGGCGGCGGCGCTCTATATCGCTCCGGGGGTGCGGATCGCATCGGTGATGCCGGGGGGCGGTCAGGAGCGGGGACTGCGATCCGGGACCGAGAACCTGTTTGCCATCGCCGGCATGGGCGAGGCGGCACGGTATGCCGGGGCGGAGATGGCGGAGGAGATGGCGAGGGAGCAGGCGATCCGGGACGCCCTTGTCCGCGAGGTGCTGACCATCGACGAGTCGTATCTCACCGGGCACCCGACGGACCGCCTGCCCAACCATGCCAGTTTCCGATTTTCCCGGATCGAGGGGGAGAGCATCCTGCTGAACCTGGACACCCTCTTCGGGATCCAGGTGGCGACCGGATCGGCGTGTTCGTCCCGGACCCTGGAGCCCTCGCATGTGCTCCTCGCCATCGGTCTTGCCCACGAGGAGGCGCATGGGTCGGTGGTGATGAGCCTGGGGCGCCAGAACACACAGGCGGACGTGCCGGTGGTCGCCGATGCGATGGCGCGGACGGTCGAGCGGCTGAGATCGATCTCCCCGCTGTAG
- the nifU gene encoding Fe-S cluster assembly scaffold protein NifU, producing the protein MEDRPQIGYSKKVMDHFMNPRNVGDFADPDGVGTVGNPVCGDLMQVSIKVEDDVITDVRFKTFGCGSAIATASMVTEMAKGKTIEEAERITRSDVADELEGLPPVKMHCSNLAADALHKAIEDYRARKKEVAAAPG; encoded by the coding sequence ATGGAAGACAGACCACAGATCGGATATTCAAAAAAGGTGATGGACCACTTCATGAACCCCAGGAATGTGGGGGATTTTGCAGACCCGGACGGTGTCGGCACGGTCGGCAACCCCGTCTGCGGCGACCTGATGCAGGTCTCGATCAAGGTCGAGGACGATGTGATCACCGATGTCAGGTTCAAGACCTTCGGGTGCGGGTCGGCGATCGCCACCGCAAGCATGGTGACGGAGATGGCGAAGGGAAAGACGATCGAGGAGGCGGAGAGGATCACCAGATCGGATGTGGCCGACGAACTGGAGGGGCTGCCGCCGGTGAAGATGCACTGCTCCAATCTGGCGGCCGACGCCCTCCATAAGGCGATCGAGGACTACCGGGCACGGAAGAAGGAGGTGGCGGCGGCGCCGGGGTGA